One window of uncultured Trichococcus sp. genomic DNA carries:
- a CDS encoding iron-containing alcohol dehydrogenase family protein encodes MDTVVNVKVGPQFYKYGQGAMEVIPDILNEYGAKRVLLVHGTISWEKARPYLEFLDEEFTIQYEKYNGECSYNEANRLAKLVEAGNFDFIVGVGGGKLCDLVYYVGSLTKKPFGVVPTLASNCAPWAPLSVMYKDNGLAEGKTEHYKRQAAFLITDPTLVIDAPIKFFIAGIADTLAKWYESDMILEQPQFQANNFLMLARHSARICKDVLAEEGLKAIEDMRNGNASAEFIKVSEVIFGVAGLVGGFGDKYARNTAAHAIHDAISAYLPGVHNYLHGEKVAYGIFYQLALEGKWQVIDELIPMYEALSLPKSLTEMGEYPLQEEELNKIVELVNKKQKVHLLPMTINEAVLKKAIIDLEKYINTEV; translated from the coding sequence TTGGATACAGTTGTAAATGTAAAAGTTGGCCCGCAATTTTATAAGTATGGGCAAGGCGCCATGGAAGTGATCCCTGACATACTGAACGAATACGGTGCGAAACGCGTGTTGCTTGTTCATGGCACGATTTCATGGGAGAAAGCAAGGCCCTATCTGGAATTTCTGGATGAGGAATTCACAATCCAATACGAAAAATATAACGGTGAGTGCAGCTACAATGAAGCAAACCGATTGGCCAAACTAGTCGAAGCTGGCAACTTTGACTTTATCGTCGGCGTCGGCGGAGGGAAATTGTGTGATCTGGTGTACTACGTCGGCTCATTGACGAAAAAACCGTTTGGTGTTGTTCCGACGTTGGCCAGCAATTGTGCACCTTGGGCTCCCTTATCCGTAATGTATAAAGATAACGGCCTCGCTGAAGGCAAAACCGAGCATTATAAAAGACAGGCAGCGTTTCTGATTACTGATCCAACGTTGGTCATCGATGCGCCGATTAAATTCTTTATTGCAGGAATCGCGGATACTCTAGCCAAGTGGTATGAATCCGATATGATCTTGGAGCAGCCGCAGTTTCAAGCGAATAATTTCCTGATGCTTGCGCGGCATTCGGCAAGAATCTGCAAGGATGTCCTCGCTGAAGAGGGTCTAAAGGCTATCGAAGATATGCGCAATGGGAATGCATCTGCGGAATTTATCAAGGTATCGGAAGTCATATTCGGTGTTGCCGGATTGGTTGGGGGATTCGGAGATAAATACGCCCGGAATACTGCCGCCCATGCCATTCATGATGCGATTTCAGCGTACCTGCCGGGAGTCCACAACTACTTGCATGGTGAAAAAGTGGCCTATGGTATTTTCTATCAATTGGCTCTGGAAGGCAAATGGCAAGTGATCGACGAGTTGATTCCGATGTATGAAGCTTTAAGTTTACCGAAATCATTAACTGAAATGGGCGAGTATCCTTTGCAGGAAGAGGAACTCAACAAAATAGTCGAACTGGTCAACAAAAAGCAAAAAGTGCATTTGTTGCCGATGACGATCAATGAAGCAGTCTTGAAAAAAGCAATAATAGATTTAGAAAAATACATAAATACGGAGGTATAG
- a CDS encoding D-isomer specific 2-hydroxyacid dehydrogenase family protein, with protein sequence MTQENKIAIVNSSSFGKMFDMHVARLEKIGQVDRFDFDSSIEGKQLAESLIGYNIIIASVTPFFTSEFFEHKDELKLITRHGIGYNNIDLEAAKAHGTIVAIVPPLIERDAVAENNVTNLLALMRRTTESAQEVKNDGWENRARFIGNGLCGKTVGVIGVGNIGSRAVEILHYGFRCEVLGVDPNKTALEIEIFGGKKVELDELLERAEVICLCASLNETNYHLISKETIAKMKDGVYISNSARGALVDEAAIIEAIQTGKLRGYATDVLEVEPGRSDHPFLEYPNIIVTPHTSAYTMECLEGMGDKCVSDCEAIVEGRMPRRVVQPVSPYITA encoded by the coding sequence ATGACTCAAGAAAATAAGATAGCCATCGTCAATTCAAGCAGTTTTGGAAAGATGTTCGACATGCATGTGGCCAGACTGGAAAAAATCGGACAGGTCGATCGTTTCGATTTTGATAGTTCTATTGAAGGAAAACAACTAGCTGAATCCTTAATAGGGTATAATATTATTATCGCGAGTGTAACACCATTTTTCACTAGCGAGTTTTTTGAGCATAAGGATGAACTGAAGCTGATCACACGTCATGGAATCGGGTACAACAATATAGACCTGGAAGCTGCCAAAGCGCATGGTACGATTGTCGCGATTGTCCCACCTCTGATTGAGCGCGACGCAGTTGCAGAAAATAATGTCACCAATTTACTTGCACTGATGCGGCGCACAACTGAGTCGGCCCAGGAAGTCAAAAATGATGGCTGGGAAAATCGAGCGCGGTTTATTGGAAACGGTTTATGCGGAAAAACGGTAGGCGTCATTGGTGTCGGCAATATCGGCAGCCGAGCCGTCGAAATTCTGCATTATGGGTTCAGGTGTGAAGTGTTGGGGGTCGATCCGAACAAGACCGCGTTGGAAATCGAGATTTTCGGCGGCAAGAAAGTCGAATTGGACGAACTTCTGGAGCGGGCCGAGGTCATTTGCCTCTGCGCAAGCCTGAATGAAACGAACTACCATCTGATTTCCAAAGAAACCATTGCGAAAATGAAGGACGGTGTCTACATATCCAACTCAGCTCGTGGGGCACTGGTGGACGAAGCGGCAATCATTGAAGCGATCCAAACCGGGAAACTGCGCGGATATGCGACAGATGTACTGGAAGTTGAACCAGGACGCAGTGACCATCCTTTCCTGGAGTATCCGAATATCATTGTGACCCCGCACACGTCCGCGTACACAATGGAGTGCCTGGAAGGGATGGGAGACAAATGTGTTTCTGACTGTGAAGCGATAGTGGAAGGGAGGATGCCGCGACGGGTAGTGCAACCAGTAAGTCCTTATATTACAGCATGA
- a CDS encoding MurR/RpiR family transcriptional regulator, whose product MSKNYIQMILKPHYETFSATELKIADYFVSLGMDLVNKTLSNLAEETDFSESTIFKFVKRIGFKGFQDFKISVASNYRMSEERTHQLAVFTDITASDTPSDISKKVIQSSQIMLQSLMSKLSGEALQQALDIIVDSKALHFFGLGASAVIALDAYHKFLRTAIPVNYVSDYHMQLMHTSKLTEDDCVFLFSHSGKTAETIKLAEVAAHNKAKIICLTGNPPGVLNRLSDVSIVVETEESIFQSEALSARLLYLTVVDIIYLSYLYHDEHTNIESIDTIREILSTTKIEVDR is encoded by the coding sequence ATGTCAAAAAATTATATCCAAATGATTCTGAAGCCGCACTACGAAACTTTTTCAGCCACTGAATTAAAGATTGCCGATTATTTCGTGAGCTTGGGTATGGACCTAGTGAACAAAACATTGTCCAATCTTGCCGAAGAAACGGATTTTTCAGAATCGACGATTTTTAAATTCGTGAAAAGAATAGGCTTCAAAGGCTTCCAGGATTTCAAAATCAGTGTCGCATCAAACTATCGTATGTCGGAAGAACGCACGCACCAGTTAGCCGTATTTACCGATATTACCGCTTCGGATACTCCGAGCGATATTTCTAAAAAGGTTATTCAGTCCTCACAAATTATGTTGCAAAGCTTAATGAGTAAATTATCAGGGGAAGCACTGCAACAAGCTCTAGATATTATCGTGGATTCGAAAGCGCTTCATTTTTTTGGCCTGGGCGCCTCCGCGGTCATCGCGCTCGATGCCTACCACAAGTTCTTAAGAACCGCCATCCCCGTAAACTATGTTTCGGATTATCATATGCAGCTGATGCACACTTCCAAATTAACGGAAGATGATTGCGTCTTCCTTTTCTCGCACTCAGGAAAAACGGCGGAAACAATCAAGTTAGCGGAAGTAGCGGCTCATAATAAAGCCAAGATCATTTGTCTGACAGGGAATCCGCCGGGTGTCTTGAATCGGCTGAGTGATGTCAGCATCGTAGTCGAAACGGAAGAATCCATTTTTCAGTCCGAGGCGCTTTCAGCCAGATTGCTTTATCTCACAGTAGTGGATATCATCTACTTATCGTATCTCTACCATGATGAGCATACAAATATAGAATCAATCGACACCATACGCGAAATTCTTTCGACAACAAAAATAGAGGTGGATAGATAA
- a CDS encoding HAD family hydrolase — MPIKAIVCDMDGTLLTADHDISPKTQELLLSLQQKGIKLVLASGRSYLRLMPDALKLKMDSHQGYLIDVNGSSIYDFNSQTRERLGIMDSQDIQKVTSVFRTFNVEIQFSQDAGLYTYLPDSLYALKKKIRGEMRLPDDYPWASGMYSWLCDMRDGYPEQKLILDLQEAPAACNKISISQDPHFMEAVTQSLPHLGLHDDYELVFSDERKLEITKKGINKGKALDTLLEKLGISNEEVAVFGDSENDISMLSGRPYSFAMANALPKAKGAAAYTTPSNDDEGVYHGLNQLITEGLL, encoded by the coding sequence ATGCCCATTAAAGCAATCGTCTGCGATATGGACGGCACGCTATTGACTGCTGACCATGACATCAGTCCCAAAACTCAGGAACTCCTCCTATCGCTCCAGCAAAAAGGCATCAAACTGGTATTGGCCAGCGGAAGAAGTTACTTGCGCTTGATGCCGGATGCCCTGAAACTGAAGATGGATTCCCATCAAGGTTATTTGATTGATGTGAACGGCAGCTCCATTTATGACTTCAACTCTCAAACCAGGGAACGATTGGGTATAATGGATTCCCAAGATATCCAAAAAGTCACATCCGTATTCCGTACATTCAATGTTGAGATTCAATTTTCTCAGGATGCCGGCCTGTACACCTATTTGCCGGATTCGCTGTATGCCTTGAAGAAGAAGATCCGCGGCGAAATGAGACTGCCCGACGATTATCCTTGGGCCAGCGGCATGTACAGCTGGTTATGCGATATGCGTGACGGCTATCCGGAACAAAAACTGATTCTTGATCTGCAGGAAGCGCCAGCTGCCTGCAACAAAATTTCGATCAGCCAAGACCCGCATTTTATGGAGGCCGTGACGCAGTCATTGCCCCATTTGGGCCTGCATGATGACTACGAGCTGGTCTTTTCTGATGAACGGAAACTTGAAATCACCAAAAAAGGCATCAACAAAGGCAAAGCCTTGGATACCTTACTGGAAAAACTTGGCATTTCCAACGAAGAAGTGGCCGTTTTTGGCGACAGCGAGAATGATATATCCATGCTTTCCGGCAGACCCTATTCCTTCGCAATGGCTAACGCACTGCCGAAAGCCAAGGGCGCGGCAGCCTACACAACGCCTTCCAATGATGACGAAGGTGTCTATCATGGCTTGAATCAATTGATAACAGAAGGACTGCTTTAA
- a CDS encoding YdcF family protein, with protein MLFYLLSVFSLGGVITLRRMEKNRQFQSYLLVAALLFLFVGMLQGNESPQVAWIRYAVMLFRVLFGLISPFAFLFFGLALVFNGLLLLKKEGWAKRYGLLVAVGTFILLMDLLFLLNYFVFHHYLIWRFMRLMGYFIIYFGMVLILFFIATAFYGLVPVALDKDFVIVLGAGLLPGGGISPLLQRRLDRAIRFFRHQTEHTQKRPCRLIVSGGQGIDEPFSEAYAMKRYLMEKGIPEEVILEEDASVNTYQNFLYSKGMMDAYKEGYKCLFITNNFHVVRSSLYAHRVGLETDGLGAWTPLYFLPYAFLREFIAVVFMQIKGHALLLAGVLALGLWRIYF; from the coding sequence TTGCTGTTCTATTTATTGAGCGTATTCTCGTTAGGCGGGGTTATCACGCTCCGAAGGATGGAAAAAAACAGGCAATTCCAAAGTTACTTGCTGGTTGCGGCGTTGCTGTTCCTTTTCGTGGGAATGCTGCAGGGCAATGAATCGCCCCAAGTGGCGTGGATCCGTTACGCGGTGATGCTCTTTCGCGTCTTGTTTGGCTTGATTTCGCCGTTTGCTTTCCTGTTTTTTGGCCTGGCGCTGGTCTTCAATGGGTTGCTGTTGCTCAAGAAAGAGGGGTGGGCCAAGCGGTATGGTCTGCTGGTTGCGGTGGGCACCTTCATTTTGTTGATGGATCTGCTGTTCCTGCTGAATTATTTCGTGTTCCACCATTACCTGATCTGGCGCTTCATGCGCTTGATGGGCTACTTCATCATCTATTTCGGTATGGTGCTGATCTTGTTTTTTATCGCGACAGCTTTCTACGGACTCGTTCCGGTTGCCCTCGATAAAGATTTCGTCATTGTCCTGGGAGCGGGATTGCTGCCGGGCGGAGGCATCAGTCCGCTGTTGCAGAGACGGTTGGACAGAGCGATCCGGTTTTTCCGGCATCAGACAGAGCACACGCAGAAGCGGCCCTGCCGTCTGATTGTGAGTGGCGGGCAAGGGATAGACGAACCTTTTTCCGAAGCGTATGCCATGAAACGCTATCTGATGGAGAAAGGCATTCCGGAAGAAGTGATTCTTGAGGAGGACGCATCCGTAAATACGTACCAAAATTTTCTCTATTCCAAAGGGATGATGGACGCGTACAAAGAAGGCTATAAATGCCTCTTCATCACGAACAACTTCCATGTTGTCCGCAGCAGCCTCTATGCGCATCGGGTGGGGTTGGAAACGGACGGCTTGGGCGCCTGGACGCCGCTTTATTTTCTGCCGTACGCTTTTCTGCGCGAATTCATCGCTGTTGTGTTTATGCAGATCAAAGGGCATGCGCTGCTGTTGGCGGGCGTGCTGGCGCTTGGATTGTGGAGAATCTATTTTTGA
- the rsmI gene encoding 16S rRNA (cytidine(1402)-2'-O)-methyltransferase, with the protein MQLQKSYEQHESGTLYLVPTPIGNLEDMTFRAIKILREVDLIAAEDTRNTRKLLTHFEVDTPQISFHEHNTQERIPQLVDKLLGGQSIAQVSDAGMPSISDPGHDLVRACINANVPVVPLPGANAGVTALIASGLAPQPFFFFGFLERKKKDQVAQLESLKNREETMIFYESPYRLKELLKNITTVMGAERQVVICRELTKRFEEFIRGSAEELAIWAEETEIRGEICLMIAGNDDPEMPVEQTFNDLSVAELVEKLMTEQGLSSKDAIKETAKIRDMKKQEVYQAFHGF; encoded by the coding sequence ATGCAACTGCAAAAAAGTTATGAACAACACGAAAGCGGAACGCTTTATTTAGTGCCGACACCGATCGGCAATCTGGAGGATATGACCTTCCGTGCCATAAAGATACTGCGCGAAGTGGACCTGATCGCGGCGGAGGACACGCGCAATACGCGGAAATTGCTGACGCATTTCGAAGTGGACACGCCTCAGATCAGCTTTCACGAGCACAATACGCAGGAGCGCATTCCGCAATTGGTGGATAAGCTCCTGGGTGGCCAATCAATCGCCCAGGTGAGCGATGCGGGGATGCCTTCCATCAGCGATCCGGGACATGATTTGGTGCGCGCCTGCATCAACGCAAATGTGCCGGTTGTGCCATTGCCGGGCGCCAATGCGGGTGTGACCGCGTTGATTGCCTCTGGATTGGCGCCGCAGCCATTTTTCTTTTTCGGCTTCCTGGAGCGCAAGAAGAAAGACCAAGTGGCGCAGTTGGAGTCGCTGAAGAACAGGGAAGAGACGATGATTTTCTATGAATCGCCTTACCGGCTGAAGGAATTGCTCAAAAACATCACAACTGTGATGGGGGCGGAGCGCCAAGTCGTCATCTGCCGCGAATTGACGAAACGCTTCGAGGAGTTCATCCGCGGTTCGGCGGAAGAGTTGGCCATTTGGGCCGAAGAAACGGAGATCAGAGGGGAAATCTGCCTGATGATAGCCGGCAATGATGATCCGGAAATGCCTGTTGAACAGACATTTAATGACCTCAGTGTCGCCGAATTGGTGGAAAAACTGATGACGGAACAGGGGCTTTCTTCCAAAGATGCCATCAAAGAGACTGCAAAAATCAGGGATATGAAGAAACAGGAAGTGTACCAAGCTTTCCACGGCTTCTAA
- a CDS encoding GIY-YIG nuclease family protein, with the protein MASSEHYFYVLQCGDDSFYAGYTTDTLRREQEHNKGIGSKYTKARRPVQMIYNEVFSSRAEATKAEAAFKKLSRKQKEHFLKVRGAHLPSSGPDGI; encoded by the coding sequence ATGGCGAGCAGTGAGCACTACTTTTATGTGCTGCAGTGCGGAGATGATTCTTTTTATGCGGGCTACACGACGGACACGCTTCGGCGCGAACAGGAGCACAACAAAGGCATCGGCAGCAAATATACCAAGGCACGCCGCCCTGTCCAAATGATCTACAATGAAGTATTCAGTTCCAGGGCGGAAGCGACCAAAGCGGAGGCGGCATTCAAGAAGCTGAGCCGCAAGCAGAAGGAGCATTTTTTGAAGGTTCGCGGAGCCCATCTGCCCAGCTCTGGACCGGACGGTATTTAG
- a CDS encoding tRNA1(Val) (adenine(37)-N6)-methyltransferase, with product MENVLKEGERLDVLKRENIQIIQSSAVFSFSLDAVLLADFAELPRVKPAKIVDLCAGNGAVSFLLTGKTKNPIVGVELQDRLVDMARRTVQLNQLEEKVSFLHADVNDVTRFIKPDSVDVITCNPPYFKLSESSFTNELDAFAIARHEIHLTLDQLMKQTSHLLKMKGKAYFVHRPDRLMEILETMRSNRIAPKKLQFIYPKQNKEANMILIEGIKDGKEDGFRVLPPLVVYNEEGEYSQKVKDVLYGEQ from the coding sequence ATGGAAAATGTATTAAAGGAAGGCGAACGGTTGGATGTGCTGAAAAGGGAAAACATCCAGATTATCCAAAGTTCAGCCGTGTTCTCTTTTTCACTGGATGCTGTGCTGTTGGCGGATTTCGCGGAATTGCCGCGCGTGAAGCCGGCGAAGATTGTTGATCTCTGTGCCGGGAACGGGGCAGTCTCGTTCCTGCTGACAGGAAAAACCAAGAACCCGATCGTCGGGGTGGAACTGCAGGACCGTTTGGTGGACATGGCCCGCAGGACAGTCCAGCTGAACCAGTTGGAGGAGAAGGTCTCCTTCTTGCATGCGGATGTGAACGACGTGACCCGCTTCATCAAACCGGATTCCGTCGACGTCATCACCTGCAATCCGCCCTATTTCAAGCTGAGCGAATCCAGTTTCACGAATGAATTGGATGCTTTTGCGATTGCACGCCACGAAATCCACTTGACGCTTGACCAATTGATGAAACAGACGAGCCATCTGCTGAAGATGAAAGGCAAGGCTTATTTTGTCCACCGGCCGGATCGTTTGATGGAGATCCTGGAAACGATGCGGAGCAATCGGATTGCGCCCAAAAAACTGCAGTTCATCTACCCGAAACAGAACAAGGAAGCGAACATGATCCTGATTGAAGGCATCAAAGACGGCAAGGAAGACGGTTTCCGTGTGCTGCCGCCGCTCGTTGTGTACAATGAAGAAGGGGAATACAGCCAGAAGGTAAAGGATGTCCTCTATGGCGAGCAGTGA
- a CDS encoding DNA replication initiation control protein YabA, which yields MDKRALYDQFHRVESRISSMGADVKEIQEKMDDLIEENANLQIENQHLRDRIDFLTKEKEDAQKQEPEMSKSRLNLQKLYEDGFHVCNVYYGSRRVNDEPCVFCIDVIYGERDRKN from the coding sequence ATGGATAAACGTGCCTTGTATGACCAATTCCATCGGGTGGAAAGCCGTATTTCATCGATGGGAGCAGATGTTAAAGAGATTCAAGAGAAGATGGATGACCTGATAGAAGAGAATGCAAATCTTCAAATCGAGAACCAGCATCTGCGCGATCGGATCGACTTCCTTACGAAGGAAAAAGAAGATGCGCAGAAGCAAGAGCCAGAAATGTCGAAGTCCCGTCTGAACTTACAGAAGCTGTACGAGGATGGTTTTCATGTCTGCAATGTTTATTATGGTTCCCGCCGTGTGAATGATGAGCCCTGTGTTTTCTGTATCGATGTCATCTACGGTGAAAGAGATCGGAAAAACTGA
- a CDS encoding stage 0 sporulation family protein, producing MKNVIGVRFMPVGPISYYEAGQTKYRMDEKLIINNGNAVDIGQVVIVDKQCNNDEGGILSHKHIIRIATEKDLEQDEKNRAEAKEAFAVCKTKMKQLKLDMKLIKAEYTFDRSRLTFHFSSEGRIDFRELVRELAAVFRTRIELHQIGVRDEAKILGGIGPCGRTLCCSTFLGDFVPVSIKMAKDQGLSLNPTKISGLCGRLMCCLNYENDTYVSLRKAMPDYGQEVMTPEGKGKVVELNVLSQVVKVRLFEHNKTVEFASSEL from the coding sequence ATGAAAAACGTAATTGGTGTTCGTTTTATGCCTGTCGGGCCCATCTCTTATTATGAAGCAGGCCAGACAAAGTACAGAATGGACGAAAAATTGATCATAAATAATGGGAATGCTGTCGATATTGGCCAAGTCGTCATTGTCGATAAACAATGCAACAATGACGAAGGCGGCATCCTTTCGCATAAACATATCATCCGCATTGCGACCGAAAAGGATCTCGAGCAGGATGAAAAAAACCGCGCGGAGGCGAAAGAAGCCTTTGCCGTGTGTAAGACGAAAATGAAGCAGCTGAAATTGGATATGAAGCTGATCAAAGCGGAATATACTTTCGATCGCAGTCGTTTGACTTTCCATTTCAGTTCGGAAGGCCGGATCGATTTCCGGGAGTTGGTCCGCGAGTTAGCGGCGGTTTTCCGCACTCGGATCGAACTGCACCAGATCGGCGTCCGCGATGAGGCCAAGATCCTTGGAGGGATCGGACCTTGCGGAAGGACACTCTGCTGCTCGACCTTCTTGGGTGACTTTGTGCCGGTTTCGATCAAGATGGCGAAGGACCAGGGGTTGTCCCTGAATCCTACGAAAATATCGGGTTTGTGCGGGCGTTTGATGTGCTGCCTGAATTATGAGAACGATACGTATGTCTCCCTCAGAAAAGCGATGCCTGATTATGGGCAGGAAGTGATGACGCCTGAGGGCAAGGGGAAAGTTGTGGAATTGAATGTGCTCAGTCAAGTCGTCAAAGTGCGTCTGTTCGAGCACAACAAGACGGTTGAATTTGCCAGTTCAGAATTATAG
- the holB gene encoding DNA polymerase III subunit delta', which produces MDGVTQLLMRQQPELLERFQRTIQEKRLVHAYLFEGARGTGKEELARWIAQTLFCEELQDGQPCGHCNHCLRIAAGEFPDVAEISPDGNTIKVNQVRELKAELSKSGMEGSRKVYLIYDAEKMTVSASNSLLTFLEEPQNDTYLILMTTAKENILATIRSRCQIVHFQVVNKQALGETLEAQGIQRENAALLAAITNNQEEALLLNQEESFHESKKRTWAWFQLMTDKNPQSFVFVQTDLMDGLKDKNDGHFFLDLLLFYYRDLLYTKYSNKQAIVNKNHGKEYERIAEKLHPQEITRHMENILNGKKHLEANVQLQGVLEEIALGNSL; this is translated from the coding sequence ATGGATGGTGTGACACAGCTTTTGATGAGGCAACAGCCGGAACTGCTCGAAAGGTTCCAACGAACGATTCAGGAAAAACGACTGGTCCACGCCTACTTGTTTGAAGGGGCACGAGGAACCGGCAAAGAAGAATTGGCGCGTTGGATAGCCCAGACGCTCTTTTGCGAGGAGTTGCAGGATGGCCAGCCTTGCGGGCACTGCAATCATTGCCTGCGGATTGCGGCAGGCGAATTTCCCGATGTGGCGGAAATCAGTCCGGATGGCAACACCATCAAGGTCAACCAAGTCCGTGAACTGAAGGCGGAACTTTCCAAAAGCGGGATGGAAGGCAGCCGCAAGGTCTATCTGATTTATGACGCCGAAAAAATGACGGTCAGTGCTTCGAACAGTCTGCTTACGTTCTTGGAGGAACCGCAGAACGACACGTACCTGATTCTGATGACCACGGCCAAGGAGAACATTCTGGCGACCATCCGCTCGCGTTGCCAAATCGTCCATTTCCAGGTCGTCAACAAGCAAGCGTTAGGAGAAACCTTGGAGGCGCAAGGGATACAGCGTGAAAATGCGGCGTTGTTGGCGGCCATCACCAATAACCAAGAGGAAGCCCTGTTGTTGAACCAAGAGGAAAGCTTCCACGAATCCAAGAAGCGGACGTGGGCTTGGTTCCAGTTGATGACCGATAAAAATCCCCAATCATTTGTGTTTGTGCAGACCGACTTGATGGACGGACTGAAGGACAAAAATGATGGGCACTTCTTTTTGGACTTGCTATTATTCTATTACCGTGATTTACTGTATACCAAGTACAGCAATAAGCAAGCTATCGTCAACAAAAATCACGGAAAAGAGTACGAGCGCATTGCCGAAAAACTGCATCCTCAGGAAATCACCCGGCATATGGAAAATATCCTCAATGGAAAGAAACATTTGGAAGCAAATGTTCAGCTCCAAGGGGTACTGGAAGAAATTGCGCTCGGGAATAGCCTATAG
- a CDS encoding cyclic-di-AMP receptor: MKLVVAIIQDKDSAILSDELVEANVRATKLPSTGGFLRAGNTTFMIGVEDERVDEVLRIIKTNCEAREQFVATPVSMDVPLDNAIAYPMEVHVGGATVFVLPVDSFHRF, from the coding sequence ATGAAATTAGTTGTGGCTATAATTCAAGATAAAGACAGTGCCATCCTGTCCGATGAGTTGGTGGAAGCGAACGTCCGCGCTACGAAATTGCCTTCTACAGGCGGTTTTCTGCGCGCCGGCAATACCACCTTCATGATCGGGGTGGAAGACGAACGCGTCGATGAAGTATTGCGGATCATCAAAACCAACTGCGAAGCGCGCGAGCAGTTCGTGGCGACCCCAGTAAGCATGGATGTGCCGTTGGACAACGCGATCGCCTATCCGATGGAAGTGCATGTAGGCGGAGCGACCGTATTTGTTTTACCGGTAGATAGTTTTCACAGATTCTGA
- the tmk gene encoding dTMP kinase — protein MRGIFITIEGPDGSGKTTALQQVVPRLQQEMNRKVVATREPGGSPIAEKIRSLILDPSHTDMDSRTEALLYAASRRQHLIEKVLPVLESGDVIFCDRFVDSSIAYQGYARGIGEEGIREINEFATEGIEPDVTLYIDVPAEVGIQRIHANLDEREYNRLDQEKLAFHEKVRAGYQQLAKANPERIVVVDGTMSREAVAEACYHIIKNRYPSYF, from the coding sequence GTGAGAGGGATTTTCATCACAATCGAAGGGCCGGATGGCTCAGGCAAGACAACCGCGTTGCAGCAAGTAGTGCCGCGTCTGCAACAAGAGATGAACCGAAAAGTGGTAGCGACGAGAGAGCCGGGCGGAAGCCCAATCGCGGAAAAGATCCGCTCGTTGATACTGGATCCTTCGCATACGGATATGGATTCTAGGACAGAAGCGTTATTGTATGCGGCAAGCCGCCGCCAACATCTGATCGAAAAGGTGTTGCCCGTTTTGGAAAGTGGAGACGTCATTTTTTGTGATCGTTTTGTAGATAGTTCAATAGCTTATCAAGGCTACGCAAGAGGCATCGGTGAAGAAGGTATCCGTGAAATAAACGAATTCGCAACAGAAGGCATCGAGCCGGATGTGACGTTGTATATCGATGTCCCGGCGGAAGTAGGCATTCAAAGGATCCATGCAAATCTGGACGAACGGGAATATAATCGTTTGGACCAGGAAAAGCTCGCTTTCCACGAAAAAGTCCGAGCAGGTTATCAGCAATTGGCGAAGGCCAATCCGGAACGGATAGTGGTCGTCGATGGGACGATGAGCCGTGAAGCTGTAGCGGAAGCGTGCTATCACATCATCAAAAACAGGTACCCAAGCTATTTTTAG